One segment of Chryseobacterium viscerum DNA contains the following:
- a CDS encoding sulfate/molybdate ABC transporter ATP-binding protein, whose product MLLEINNLFFSHNKENPLFQNLNLRFEENRIIALAGESGCGKSTLLSLIYGLLDWEGGEIIFNGTKLLGPKGNLVPGEPEMKFVAQNFDLMPYATVAENVGKFISNINLKQKKETVTELLEVVGLQEFAHVLPKYLSGGQQQRVAIARALSVLPKLLILDEPFSNLDFPRKIELRERLFRYVKQHGVSLIISTHELQDIMPWLDQIVILQDGRLIQNDSPEETYRHPYNSYVAKLFGEVNIFSETEAEDFQLPKFSYYPKEIKITETGIEAEVLESRFAGNYYWNKLRTKEKELVIYTDERISGSINISFI is encoded by the coding sequence ATGCTATTAGAAATAAACAATTTATTTTTCTCTCACAACAAAGAAAATCCCCTGTTTCAGAACCTTAATCTAAGGTTTGAAGAAAACAGAATCATAGCTCTTGCGGGAGAAAGCGGATGCGGAAAATCCACTCTTCTCAGCCTTATTTATGGTCTTCTTGATTGGGAAGGCGGAGAAATTATTTTTAACGGAACAAAGCTTTTGGGACCTAAAGGAAATCTTGTTCCCGGAGAGCCGGAAATGAAATTCGTAGCACAGAATTTTGATCTTATGCCTTACGCTACGGTTGCCGAAAATGTAGGGAAATTTATTTCTAATATCAATTTAAAACAAAAAAAAGAAACCGTAACGGAACTACTGGAAGTGGTAGGTCTTCAGGAATTTGCCCATGTACTTCCCAAATATTTAAGTGGCGGACAACAGCAGAGAGTGGCTATTGCCAGAGCATTGTCTGTGCTTCCAAAGCTCTTGATTTTAGACGAACCATTCAGTAATCTGGATTTTCCGAGAAAAATTGAGCTTAGAGAAAGACTTTTCAGATATGTAAAGCAGCATGGAGTTTCTTTAATCATCTCTACTCACGAACTTCAGGATATTATGCCATGGCTGGATCAGATTGTTATTCTTCAGGACGGAAGACTGATTCAGAATGACAGTCCGGAAGAAACCTACAGACACCCTTACAACTCTTATGTTGCGAAATTATTCGGAGAAGTGAATATTTTCAGTGAAACCGAAGCCGAAGATTTCCAGCTTCCCAAATTCTCTTATTATCCTAAAGAAATCAAAATCACAGAAACCGGTATCGAAGCCGAAGTTCTTGAAAGCAGATTTGCAGGAAATTATTATTGGAATAAGCTAAGAACAAAGGAAAAAGAACTTGTAATTTATACGGATGAGAGAATATCCGGATCCATAAATATTTCATTTATTTAA
- a CDS encoding YceI family protein, with protein sequence MRKKLFSIAIPALFVAAVMVSCKKDKPLTSESNEVTTTKEGSQFTLDTLNSKVEWKGYKVFKSENTSHFGTIRFESGDVTVKDGKLESGKFVADMNSLTSVDLKDSPEDLGKLNGHLKSGDFFEVEKFPTASYEITKVTPATEGDYNTLLDGNLTIKGITKTVQFKANVSVKDGVVSVATEPKDIKREEFGVKFQAPAENGVIKDEVTLQISVKALEKK encoded by the coding sequence ATGAGAAAAAAACTGTTTTCGATAGCGATTCCTGCTTTATTCGTTGCTGCTGTAATGGTTTCTTGTAAAAAAGATAAACCACTTACCAGTGAGAGTAATGAGGTGACGACTACTAAAGAAGGTAGCCAGTTCACTTTGGATACGCTAAACAGTAAAGTTGAATGGAAGGGATACAAAGTATTTAAATCTGAAAATACGAGCCATTTTGGAACCATCAGGTTTGAAAGTGGAGATGTAACGGTGAAAGACGGAAAACTGGAAAGCGGAAAATTCGTTGCTGATATGAACTCTTTAACTTCTGTGGATTTGAAAGACAGTCCGGAAGATTTAGGAAAATTAAATGGCCACCTGAAGAGCGGTGATTTCTTTGAAGTTGAAAAATTTCCAACAGCTTCTTATGAGATTACAAAAGTTACTCCGGCCACAGAAGGTGATTACAATACTCTTTTGGATGGTAATTTAACGATTAAAGGAATTACAAAAACCGTTCAGTTTAAAGCTAATGTTTCTGTGAAAGATGGAGTAGTAAGTGTAGCTACTGAACCGAAAGATATCAAGAGAGAAGAGTTTGGTGTAAAATTCCAGGCTCCTGCTGAAAACGGTGTGATTAAAGATGAGGTGACTCTTCAGATCAGCGTTAAAGCTTTAGAAAAGAAATAA
- a CDS encoding zinc ribbon domain-containing protein YjdM, which produces MSDTVLCPKCSSEFTYPSDNMMVCSQCFYEWDPAEAASEAANEGKILDSNGNELQDGDSVVVVKDLPVKGAPKPVKAGTKVKNIRLRPGSDHNIDCKIDGFGAMALKSEFVKKA; this is translated from the coding sequence ATGAGTGATACAGTACTTTGCCCTAAATGCAGCTCGGAATTTACTTACCCAAGCGATAATATGATGGTATGTTCCCAGTGTTTCTACGAATGGGATCCTGCAGAAGCGGCTTCTGAAGCGGCCAATGAAGGAAAAATATTGGATTCAAACGGAAATGAACTTCAGGATGGAGATTCTGTAGTTGTAGTAAAAGATCTTCCCGTAAAAGGAGCACCAAAACCGGTGAAAGCTGGAACCAAAGTGAAGAATATCCGTCTTAGACCAGGAAGTGATCACAATATTGACTGCAAAATTGATGGTTTCGGGGCAATGGCTCTTAAATCAGAGTTTGTAAAGAAAGCGTAA